In the Flavisolibacter tropicus genome, one interval contains:
- a CDS encoding PAS domain S-box protein produces MNFKRTTRLIVIFLFLGAIYFFFGTYSNNQRTASTFQQVNHTYSIIDTIENLNNSILDMESQMRGYVITGNAVFLNDFTAKVTKAKEELSKLKTLTADNPIQQKHLDTVTALVEAKLEFHTELLTAYKESPQKALGMIASLKGKIITDRFKALLSKMNSEEQRLLQLRIAANQEVSRIKFYSSLLIGVIGFAFLMIALWRINKEYKRRKLAEQESMANEAKYKELIENSGVGIFSADLAGRFQFVNNQCVELTGYKAEELTGKHFAELIREDKRNEVEEFYFHQLTGGIKETVLQFPIHSKEGYIKWVEQSAILLIEKDQPVGFQCIVKDITESKLGADLLRETEMKLRAEQEENQFRLQAIIDNIPMVVYIKDMEGRFVMVNKRFREELDMTDEMILGKTNSDVNKNQQQAQNYIASDRQVIETLKPVELEDVVVTNSGERYKLVTKFPLFDKNNQLFAISGVDKDITDMVRSRQQLIDARLRAEKAEKLQEEFLANMSHEIRTPMNGIIGMTNLLFETSLNKDQVEFVQIIKQSSDTLLMLINDILDLSKIKSGRMSVEAIDFSIQNVVEAVMAPFQIKARDKQVLVRKYIQQDIPNIVNGDQYKLAQVLNNLLSNSVKFTEAGEIKVEVNLVGQVEDAVTIEFVISDTGIGIGEEHLELVFESFAQAGDDMVRKYGGTGLGLAITKRLIELQGGNISVRSEVGVGTTFRFQLSYKKAVQKGHQQLAPINIYQESQSLTGRKVLLVEDNEINQKVTKLHLQKKGLVIDIANNGKEAVEILESGKSYDLIIMDLQMPEMNGFQTTIYIRQKLNIQTPIVAMTASALRNERTKCFEIGMNDYMTKPFVPADLFNTVERLLTVDHPQMVGERTGSIDNPVHSLYSLAYLEEIEDDTYLAEVLQLFLDSTPEALHTIREQMIFENWEEVYKTAHKLKSSLGILQMNKLLADVGEIERLAKDKIQLDQVSILISGALIHYNLIRPMLEADLAKAKAKLN; encoded by the coding sequence TTGAATTTTAAAAGAACCACCCGCTTAATTGTTATATTTCTATTTTTAGGCGCTATCTATTTCTTTTTTGGAACTTATTCCAATAATCAAAGGACTGCAAGCACATTTCAACAGGTTAACCATACCTATAGCATTATCGATACTATTGAAAATCTGAACAATTCCATTTTAGACATGGAGTCGCAGATGCGGGGCTATGTTATTACTGGAAATGCCGTTTTCCTTAATGATTTCACTGCCAAGGTAACAAAGGCAAAAGAGGAATTGTCAAAACTAAAAACCTTAACGGCAGACAATCCCATCCAACAGAAGCATTTAGATACAGTGACAGCCTTGGTTGAAGCCAAGTTGGAATTTCATACTGAGTTATTGACCGCTTACAAAGAATCTCCTCAAAAGGCTTTGGGCATGATAGCCAGCCTAAAAGGCAAAATAATTACGGATCGATTTAAGGCTCTTCTATCCAAAATGAACAGCGAGGAACAACGTCTGCTACAGTTGCGTATAGCCGCCAATCAGGAGGTTAGCCGCATAAAATTTTATTCATCGCTCCTTATTGGTGTAATTGGCTTTGCTTTCTTAATGATAGCGTTGTGGCGGATCAATAAAGAATATAAACGACGCAAATTGGCCGAGCAGGAGTCAATGGCAAATGAAGCAAAGTATAAAGAGCTTATTGAAAATTCGGGTGTAGGTATTTTTAGTGCCGATTTAGCCGGCCGTTTCCAGTTTGTAAACAACCAATGTGTAGAATTAACGGGTTATAAAGCGGAAGAACTCACTGGAAAGCATTTTGCGGAGTTGATCAGGGAAGATAAACGAAACGAGGTAGAGGAGTTCTATTTTCATCAGTTAACTGGGGGTATTAAGGAAACAGTTTTGCAGTTTCCTATTCATTCCAAAGAGGGTTATATCAAGTGGGTAGAGCAAAGTGCCATATTATTAATTGAAAAAGATCAGCCTGTTGGTTTTCAATGTATCGTTAAAGACATTACTGAAAGTAAGCTGGGTGCAGATCTGTTGCGAGAGACAGAAATGAAATTGAGGGCTGAACAAGAAGAGAACCAGTTTCGCTTACAGGCTATCATTGATAATATACCAATGGTTGTTTATATCAAGGACATGGAAGGAAGGTTTGTAATGGTAAACAAACGTTTCCGCGAAGAGTTAGATATGACTGACGAGATGATTTTAGGGAAAACAAATAGTGATGTCAATAAGAATCAGCAACAAGCTCAAAATTATATTGCTTCAGATCGTCAAGTAATTGAAACATTGAAACCTGTGGAATTAGAAGATGTGGTGGTTACCAATTCAGGCGAACGTTATAAGTTGGTTACCAAGTTCCCCTTATTTGACAAGAACAACCAGCTATTTGCGATCAGTGGCGTAGATAAAGATATCACGGATATGGTTCGTTCACGTCAGCAATTGATAGATGCGCGTTTGCGTGCAGAGAAGGCAGAGAAACTGCAGGAAGAGTTCCTGGCAAATATGAGCCACGAGATTCGGACGCCAATGAATGGCATTATCGGGATGACAAACCTGCTTTTTGAAACATCGCTGAATAAAGATCAGGTAGAGTTTGTGCAGATCATTAAGCAGTCCTCTGATACGCTCCTGATGCTGATTAATGATATTTTGGATCTATCCAAAATTAAGTCTGGTCGCATGAGCGTAGAGGCCATTGATTTTTCTATCCAGAATGTGGTAGAGGCTGTAATGGCTCCGTTTCAAATTAAAGCAAGAGACAAACAGGTATTGGTTCGGAAGTATATTCAGCAAGATATTCCCAATATTGTTAATGGAGATCAATACAAGCTGGCACAGGTACTAAACAATCTTTTAAGTAATTCGGTAAAGTTTACAGAAGCTGGAGAAATAAAAGTGGAAGTAAACTTAGTAGGTCAGGTAGAAGACGCTGTAACCATAGAATTTGTTATTTCAGATACGGGTATTGGTATTGGGGAGGAACATTTGGAGCTTGTATTTGAAAGTTTTGCTCAGGCCGGGGACGATATGGTGCGTAAATATGGCGGAACTGGACTAGGCCTGGCAATTACCAAGCGTTTAATTGAGTTACAAGGCGGTAATATTAGTGTCAGAAGTGAGGTGGGTGTTGGTACTACTTTCCGCTTCCAGCTTTCCTATAAGAAAGCTGTCCAGAAGGGGCATCAGCAATTAGCTCCAATTAATATCTACCAGGAAAGCCAGTCACTAACAGGAAGAAAGGTTTTATTGGTAGAAGATAATGAGATTAATCAGAAGGTTACCAAGCTTCATTTACAAAAGAAGGGGCTGGTTATAGATATTGCCAATAACGGTAAAGAAGCTGTGGAAATACTAGAGTCAGGTAAAAGTTATGATTTAATCATCATGGATCTGCAAATGCCTGAAATGAATGGTTTCCAAACAACCATATATATACGCCAAAAGCTAAACATTCAAACGCCAATCGTTGCCATGACAGCTAGCGCCTTGCGCAATGAGCGGACCAAATGTTTTGAAATTGGTATGAATGATTACATGACAAAACCATTTGTACCTGCCGATTTGTTCAATACTGTAGAACGTCTGTTAACTGTAGACCATCCTCAGATGGTTGGAGAAAGAACAGGAAGTATAGACAATCCAGTTCATTCCTTATATAGTTTAGCTTACCTGGAAGAGATAGAAGATGATACCTATTTAGCAGAAGTGTTGCAACTGTTTTTAGATTCAACACCAGAAGCTTTACATACGATTCGGGAGCAGATGATATTTGAAAACTGGGAGGAGGTGTATAAAACTGCTCATAAGTTAAAAAGCAGCCTTGGTATTCTACAAATGAATAAATTGCTGGCCGATGTGGGTGAAATTGAGCGTTTGGCAAAAGACAAAATACAGCTAGATCAAGTATCCATATTAATTAGTGGCGCACTGATTCATTATAATTTGATCAGACCCATGTTGGAAGCAGACCTAGCTAAAGCAAAAGCTAAATTAAATTAA
- a CDS encoding threonine/serine exporter family protein produces the protein MEEWINILFKAFWCGCAAVGFGILFNVPRKSLFAIWFGGVIVGLVKYSVLFFASSSVIVASFAASLILSVYCLIIANKHQEPEIIFAIPSVIPLVPGVFAYRTMLGLIKLSGSIGEDYALTLNETVHNGTITLFVIMAFTIGVIIPYQFEKELRKRTQSKLKASKN, from the coding sequence ATGGAAGAATGGATAAATATTTTATTTAAAGCTTTTTGGTGCGGATGCGCAGCTGTTGGTTTCGGTATTCTATTTAATGTGCCCAGGAAAAGTTTATTTGCCATATGGTTTGGGGGCGTCATTGTCGGACTAGTAAAATACAGTGTGTTATTTTTTGCTTCTTCGTCCGTAATAGTTGCTTCATTTGCGGCATCACTTATTTTAAGTGTATATTGTTTGATTATTGCTAACAAGCACCAGGAGCCTGAAATAATATTTGCTATACCTTCTGTAATCCCTCTTGTTCCTGGTGTGTTTGCGTATCGCACTATGTTGGGACTTATAAAACTTAGTGGCAGCATTGGAGAAGATTATGCTCTTACATTAAATGAAACGGTGCATAATGGTACCATTACTCTTTTTGTTATAATGGCATTTACGATAGGTGTTATTATTCCGTACCAGTTTGAAAAAGAACTGCGTAAAAGGACTCAGTCAAAACTGAAGGCTTCAAAGAATTAG
- a CDS encoding threonine/serine ThrE exporter family protein translates to MTESKELGALLLDIGISLLQAGANCSSIRTTMKKFAAVYHYIPHIAIGSKSISLALNDINGITIFNGIRSASGHDIDFTLISGISSLSRKVEEKELTIQELKNELSKIQVAGRYPRIVTLCFVSLAGAAFCYTFGGSWIEMIITFGATFCGLLAKQQLAKYKFNPYVCTYVGATVASLFTSIFYSAGLTIAPVQAFSTCVLFLIPGVLLINSLTDLIDGNIINGIAKGVSALMFALAIAFGLSTTIILFKLNG, encoded by the coding sequence ATGACTGAAAGTAAGGAACTCGGAGCTTTATTACTTGATATTGGTATTTCTCTATTGCAAGCAGGCGCAAACTGCAGCAGCATAAGAACTACCATGAAAAAGTTTGCGGCAGTATATCATTACATACCGCATATTGCAATCGGGTCTAAATCAATCTCTCTTGCATTGAATGATATAAACGGTATTACCATTTTCAATGGTATACGCAGCGCCTCAGGACACGACATTGACTTTACATTAATTTCGGGAATAAGCAGCTTAAGCAGGAAAGTAGAAGAAAAAGAATTGACAATCCAAGAGCTTAAGAACGAATTAAGTAAAATTCAGGTGGCTGGTCGTTATCCTCGTATTGTTACACTTTGTTTTGTTAGCCTCGCTGGGGCTGCCTTCTGTTATACATTTGGAGGAAGTTGGATTGAAATGATCATCACATTTGGTGCAACCTTTTGCGGTCTTTTAGCAAAACAGCAGTTGGCTAAATATAAATTTAATCCTTATGTCTGCACCTACGTAGGTGCAACGGTGGCCTCACTTTTTACAAGTATTTTTTACAGTGCAGGATTAACCATTGCACCCGTACAAGCGTTCTCAACCTGTGTGTTATTTCTTATACCGGGTGTTCTGCTGATTAATTCTCTTACAGATCTTATTGATGGAAATATTATAAATGGCATAGCAAAAGGAGTTAGTGCTTTGATGTTTGCTCTAGCTATAGCATTTGGTTTATCAACTACAATTATTCTTTTCAAACTGAATGGATAA
- a CDS encoding DUF4136 domain-containing protein has product MKHLKFFSVTAIAALLFTSCASVAHVERDETVNFSKYKTFAWVDTKEKKDEQKGSDLLEKNIIQAVNGELQKEGWQESKTKPDILLSYDVLVEKAVKEDRNPVYSRSYTRSFYNPYTGRWATILYPSQFLGYDSRAYEVREGTVTISMIDARTDKTIWQGWTTDVVNSRNLTNKEIQSSVKSIFRKFDVAKN; this is encoded by the coding sequence ATGAAACACCTGAAGTTTTTCAGCGTTACAGCTATAGCTGCGCTGCTCTTTACAAGTTGTGCAAGTGTTGCACATGTTGAAAGAGATGAAACTGTAAATTTTAGCAAGTACAAGACTTTTGCTTGGGTGGATACTAAAGAAAAGAAAGACGAGCAAAAGGGGAGTGATCTTTTAGAGAAAAACATTATTCAAGCCGTAAATGGAGAATTGCAAAAAGAGGGATGGCAGGAATCTAAAACGAAACCGGATATTTTACTAAGCTATGATGTCTTAGTAGAAAAGGCTGTCAAAGAAGATCGTAATCCTGTTTACTCCCGTTCTTACACTCGTAGTTTTTATAACCCTTATACAGGCCGATGGGCTACTATTTTGTACCCTTCTCAGTTTTTGGGTTATGATTCACGCGCTTATGAGGTAAGAGAAGGAACTGTTACTATTTCAATGATCGATGCCAGAACGGATAAAACCATCTGGCAGGGATGGACTACTGATGTAGTTAACAGTAGAAATCTTACCAATAAAGAAATTCAAAGCAGTGTAAAGAGTATCTTCCGTAAGTTTGATGTAGCTAAGAACTAG
- a CDS encoding MBL fold metallo-hydrolase, with amino-acid sequence MKIAFHGAARTVTGSKHLLSLKNGKKILLDCGLFQGLGKDTDKLNSEFGFEPSEVDILVLSHAHIDHCGLIPKLVKDGFNGPIYCTPATKDLAVVLLEDSAEIQENEVKYQNKHRQAQHEPLLKPLYTKEDAMSSFGLFEGVEYNQWFPVTDGVEVLFTDAGHIIGSACVHLRITEGGETRQLTFSGDVGRYRDVILRSPDKFPQSDYIIMESTYGNSLHEDVHTSVELLLNWIEKTCVQKKGKLIIPAFSLGRTQEILYAFNQLSLEGRLPKVSYYLDSPLSIVTTDLVKRYKQYFNKTIQKVLETDQDPFEFEGLKYVKDVQESKLLNYLTDPCVIISASGMAEAGRVKHHISNNIENSRNSILMTGYCEPNSLGGKLMAGNKEVTIFGVLHEVHAEVGVIKSMSAHGDYEDLSQWLACQDKKEIRKLFLVHGEYDVQLDFKQWLVKRGFLDVEIPERHYEIGLG; translated from the coding sequence ATGAAAATAGCTTTTCATGGTGCTGCCCGCACAGTAACCGGTTCCAAACACTTATTGAGCTTAAAGAATGGTAAAAAGATCTTACTTGATTGTGGTTTGTTTCAGGGATTAGGAAAGGACACCGATAAGTTGAATAGCGAATTTGGCTTTGAGCCTAGCGAAGTAGACATTTTGGTCCTTTCGCATGCTCATATTGATCATTGTGGTCTAATACCTAAGCTGGTTAAAGATGGATTCAATGGGCCTATTTACTGTACGCCTGCCACCAAAGATCTGGCTGTGGTTCTGTTAGAAGATTCAGCAGAGATACAGGAGAATGAAGTGAAGTATCAGAATAAGCACCGGCAGGCACAGCATGAGCCTTTACTTAAGCCGTTATACACCAAGGAAGACGCAATGTCGAGTTTTGGGCTTTTTGAGGGAGTAGAATATAATCAATGGTTCCCGGTAACCGATGGAGTAGAAGTGCTATTTACTGATGCGGGGCACATCATTGGAAGTGCCTGTGTGCATTTGCGGATTACAGAAGGAGGTGAAACCCGTCAGTTGACTTTTAGTGGAGATGTAGGTAGGTATAGGGATGTTATCCTGCGTTCACCTGATAAGTTTCCCCAGTCTGATTATATCATTATGGAGTCAACCTATGGAAACAGCTTGCATGAAGATGTGCATACGTCTGTAGAACTTCTGCTAAACTGGATAGAAAAGACTTGCGTGCAGAAGAAAGGAAAGCTAATTATTCCAGCTTTTAGTTTAGGTAGAACCCAGGAAATCTTATATGCTTTTAACCAGCTAAGTTTAGAGGGACGGTTGCCAAAGGTGTCCTATTATCTTGATAGTCCGCTAAGCATTGTCACTACAGATTTGGTTAAGCGTTATAAACAATACTTTAATAAAACTATACAGAAAGTACTGGAGACTGACCAGGATCCATTTGAATTTGAAGGACTGAAATATGTAAAGGATGTACAAGAGTCAAAGCTGCTTAACTATTTAACGGACCCTTGTGTAATTATATCAGCTAGTGGTATGGCTGAAGCAGGACGGGTAAAACATCATATCAGCAATAATATTGAGAACAGCCGCAACTCTATCTTAATGACAGGTTATTGCGAACCTAACTCCTTAGGAGGCAAATTAATGGCTGGTAATAAGGAAGTGACCATATTTGGAGTTCTGCACGAAGTGCATGCTGAAGTAGGTGTTATCAAAAGCATGAGTGCCCATGGCGATTATGAAGATTTGAGTCAATGGTTGGCCTGCCAGGATAAAAAGGAAATACGCAAATTGTTTTTAGTTCATGGTGAATACGACGTGCAATTAGATTTCAAACAATGGCTGGTAAAAAGAGGATTTTTAGATGTAGAAATACCAGAGAGGCACTATGAAATCGGTTTAGGATAG
- a CDS encoding DUF4442 domain-containing protein produces the protein MSAIAPSGVNTAFFEQMKHPLKFRLFLLSKLPAAYFAGLRFVKADATTCIVSVPFKWFTKNPFGSIYFACLSMAAEMTTGALAMAAIYKRPQRVSMLIVQSEAQYFKKAKSTIQFVCNEGKRIAAAVEEAILAGNSSVTVQSRGINKEGEEVASFSFTWSFKAVRKA, from the coding sequence ATGAGTGCTATTGCTCCTTCTGGTGTTAATACAGCTTTCTTTGAGCAAATGAAACATCCCTTAAAGTTTCGTTTGTTCTTGCTTTCTAAATTGCCAGCGGCCTATTTTGCAGGCTTGCGGTTTGTAAAAGCCGATGCCACTACCTGTATAGTATCGGTGCCTTTTAAATGGTTTACAAAAAATCCATTTGGCTCCATCTATTTTGCCTGTCTCAGCATGGCTGCTGAAATGACCACCGGAGCTTTAGCGATGGCAGCTATTTATAAGCGCCCACAGCGGGTTAGTATGCTTATTGTGCAATCGGAAGCACAGTATTTTAAAAAAGCCAAAAGCACCATCCAGTTTGTGTGTAATGAGGGGAAACGAATAGCCGCTGCTGTAGAAGAAGCTATATTAGCAGGTAATAGTTCGGTTACAGTTCAATCTAGAGGCATTAATAAAGAAGGGGAGGAAGTGGCTAGCTTTTCTTTTACCTGGTCTTTTAAAGCGGTTAGAAAAGCATAA
- a CDS encoding thioredoxin family protein, whose product MKLFFVFLVSLIGLKGLAGDTTKLYNPYADATKEVAQALVKAKKEKKQVLLQVGGNWCVWCYRFNSFVRTDSLLKQLEDANYVVYHLNYSKENKNLAYLKKLGYPQRFGFPVLVVLDGETGAVLHTQDSSLLEKGNGYDTEKVKSFLKNWARGAFDEALYKE is encoded by the coding sequence ATGAAATTATTCTTTGTATTTCTTGTATCACTTATTGGTTTGAAGGGTTTGGCTGGTGATACAACTAAATTATATAACCCTTATGCCGATGCGACAAAAGAAGTGGCACAGGCACTGGTAAAAGCAAAAAAAGAAAAGAAGCAAGTACTCCTTCAAGTAGGCGGCAATTGGTGCGTGTGGTGTTATCGTTTCAACAGTTTTGTAAGAACAGATTCTCTCTTGAAACAGCTAGAAGATGCAAACTATGTGGTCTATCATTTAAACTATAGCAAGGAAAATAAAAACCTGGCTTATTTAAAAAAGCTGGGCTATCCGCAGCGTTTTGGCTTTCCTGTGCTTGTAGTATTAGATGGGGAAACAGGCGCGGTATTACATACACAGGATAGCAGCTTATTGGAAAAAGGAAATGGATACGATACGGAGAAAGTAAAGTCTTTTTTAAAGAACTGGGCACGCGGTGCATTTGATGAAGCGCTCTATAAAGAATAA
- a CDS encoding DUF6263 family protein, giving the protein MKHTLLLVAVACTLNATAQKVNNKLTFKKGQKLEMVSQVNSVISMDMMGQSIDTKIDATITRLFDIADVAKGGETTIEHKMKRMQMKFDVPMQGTQSFDSDNEADMKGEGGKMADKAMKNKYTMTLDRTGKITAVKADDDNPNKSTDSSEQADPMSGALAQIASGMELPKTGDMSEFKILPDYEVKKGQSWTDSTKDSKTVYTLSDITTSDIIIDYTEDASSQRTQDAGGMEISMSSKDKTTGKIILDKNTGLLKERTATTDSQGTMEMMGQSLPMNTKVTKKVTVTSK; this is encoded by the coding sequence ATGAAACACACTCTTCTTTTAGTGGCAGTAGCCTGCACCCTTAATGCGACTGCTCAAAAAGTGAATAATAAACTCACTTTTAAAAAAGGCCAGAAGCTGGAAATGGTATCGCAGGTAAACAGCGTTATTAGCATGGATATGATGGGGCAATCGATAGACACTAAAATTGATGCAACTATTACACGTCTTTTTGATATAGCTGATGTAGCCAAAGGTGGAGAAACCACAATTGAGCATAAGATGAAGCGCATGCAAATGAAGTTTGATGTTCCTATGCAAGGCACACAAAGTTTTGATTCGGATAATGAAGCGGATATGAAGGGAGAAGGCGGCAAAATGGCTGATAAGGCCATGAAGAATAAATATACCATGACTTTAGATCGCACTGGTAAGATCACAGCAGTGAAAGCGGATGATGATAATCCTAACAAATCAACTGACTCAAGTGAACAAGCCGACCCAATGTCTGGAGCCCTAGCTCAAATAGCTTCTGGTATGGAACTTCCCAAAACTGGCGACATGAGCGAGTTTAAAATATTACCTGACTATGAGGTAAAAAAAGGCCAAAGCTGGACAGACAGCACCAAGGATAGCAAAACAGTATATACCTTAAGTGATATTACCACTTCTGATATTATTATTGATTATACAGAAGATGCTTCTTCACAAAGAACACAAGACGCTGGCGGCATGGAAATATCAATGTCTTCAAAAGACAAAACTACAGGCAAGATCATTTTGGATAAAAATACTGGCCTGCTAAAAGAAAGAACGGCTACAACCGACTCTCAAGGCACTATGGAAATGATGGGCCAATCGCTTCCTATGAATACTAAGGTTACAAAGAAAGTAACAGTTACAAGTAAATAA
- the lysA gene encoding diaminopimelate decarboxylase, which yields MSQRLLQNQLTELAEKFGTPLYVYHAEKIKEQYEKLTTAFQHTNTVFFYACKALTNINILKYIKSVGANVDCSSINEVKLALHAGFPPERVLYTSNGISFSEIQEAKELGVIINIDSLSNLEKFGQKYGHTYPVGLRLRPNIMAGGNLKISTGHDKSKFGIPVENINEIVSIVERYNICIHDLHIHTGSEIKDVEVFVKGIEVLFDLIPHFKELKFIDLGGGFKVPYQDGDSETNINLLAQKVGELFAAHPEASKLQVWFEPGKFLVSECGYFITQVNVMKETPAAKFVSVDSGFNHLIRPMFYDAYHRIENISNPDGEKKRYSVVGNICETDTFAWDRELSEVREGDYLVFYNAGAYGFEMSSNFNSRYKPAEVLMKDGQAHLIRKRDEFSDLLRNQIEVL from the coding sequence ATGTCACAACGTTTATTGCAAAACCAGTTAACTGAACTGGCTGAGAAGTTTGGAACTCCCCTCTATGTTTACCATGCTGAAAAAATTAAAGAGCAATACGAAAAGCTCACAACTGCTTTTCAGCATACGAATACGGTTTTCTTTTATGCCTGTAAGGCGTTGACCAATATCAATATATTAAAGTATATAAAGTCTGTAGGTGCGAACGTAGATTGCAGTTCCATCAATGAAGTAAAGCTGGCTTTACATGCAGGTTTCCCTCCAGAGCGTGTGTTATATACCTCTAATGGTATTTCTTTTAGTGAAATACAAGAGGCTAAAGAGCTGGGTGTGATCATCAATATCGATAGTTTGTCTAACCTGGAGAAGTTTGGACAAAAGTATGGGCATACCTATCCTGTAGGATTACGCTTGCGCCCTAATATCATGGCTGGTGGTAACCTGAAGATTTCAACCGGACACGATAAGAGTAAGTTTGGCATCCCTGTTGAAAATATAAATGAAATCGTTTCCATAGTTGAGAGGTACAATATCTGCATTCATGATCTGCATATCCATACAGGAAGCGAGATCAAGGATGTGGAAGTGTTTGTAAAAGGGATTGAAGTATTGTTTGATTTGATACCTCATTTCAAAGAGTTGAAGTTTATAGATCTGGGCGGTGGCTTTAAAGTGCCTTACCAGGATGGAGACTCTGAAACTAATATTAATTTGCTGGCGCAAAAAGTAGGAGAGCTGTTTGCTGCTCACCCAGAGGCTAGCAAGCTGCAGGTGTGGTTTGAGCCGGGTAAGTTTTTAGTGAGTGAGTGTGGTTATTTTATAACGCAAGTAAACGTTATGAAAGAGACGCCAGCTGCCAAGTTTGTTAGCGTAGATAGTGGCTTTAACCATTTGATCCGTCCTATGTTTTACGATGCATATCACCGCATTGAAAATATCAGCAATCCAGATGGTGAGAAGAAACGCTATTCTGTTGTAGGGAATATTTGTGAGACAGATACATTCGCTTGGGACCGTGAATTAAGTGAAGTGCGCGAAGGTGACTACCTGGTTTTCTATAATGCAGGTGCTTATGGTTTTGAAATGTCTTCTAACTTCAATTCTCGTTACAAGCCTGCCGAAGTGTTGATGAAAGATGGCCAGGCTCATTTGATACGTAAGCGCGATGAGTTTTCTGACCTATTAAGAAATCAGATAGAAGTTCTATAA
- the scpB gene encoding SMC-Scp complex subunit ScpB, whose translation MEISNLIPHIEALIFASDKPLTSAEITDLINGAFGFMEDKIVLEQIDAALEGIVEKYNSEFYPFEVRQSGGGWQFLTKKDYHKTVAQLNGEKFLKRLSAAALETLAIIAYKQPITKGEIEAIRGVSSDYSVQKLLEKELIVISGRNEKLPGHPLVYSTSKSFMDYFGLNTPEDLPKIKEVLADQIIEPTVINHTEFDQGESLIVSGEGELIEASGEPTVSTESTTEEEEAAPAEQKAANEPHINGHAFEIEIIDDDEEGEDEESENEATEEAEEDFISDTEFVMGDEEEEIRDLTTEGDLPSDTENDESKDADSDNEEEEKKD comes from the coding sequence ATGGAGATTTCGAATCTTATACCACATATTGAGGCTCTCATCTTTGCTTCTGATAAGCCGCTAACGTCTGCAGAGATCACTGATTTGATCAATGGCGCGTTTGGTTTTATGGAAGACAAGATTGTATTGGAACAAATTGATGCAGCCCTTGAAGGGATTGTAGAAAAATATAATTCAGAGTTTTATCCGTTTGAAGTGCGTCAAAGCGGTGGTGGCTGGCAATTCCTTACAAAGAAGGACTATCATAAAACAGTAGCTCAGTTAAATGGCGAAAAATTCCTGAAACGTTTATCGGCCGCTGCATTGGAGACCTTGGCGATAATTGCTTACAAACAGCCTATTACAAAAGGAGAGATTGAAGCCATTCGTGGTGTAAGTTCTGACTATAGCGTACAAAAGCTTCTGGAAAAAGAACTAATTGTCATTAGCGGTCGGAATGAAAAACTGCCGGGCCATCCATTGGTATATTCTACATCAAAGAGCTTTATGGACTATTTTGGCTTAAATACGCCTGAAGATCTGCCAAAGATCAAAGAAGTATTGGCCGACCAGATTATTGAGCCTACGGTTATCAACCATACTGAATTTGACCAAGGTGAATCATTAATTGTATCAGGAGAAGGGGAATTGATTGAAGCCAGCGGAGAACCTACAGTATCTACTGAGTCAACTACTGAGGAAGAAGAAGCAGCTCCTGCTGAACAAAAGGCCGCCAACGAGCCTCATATCAATGGTCATGCGTTTGAAATAGAAATTATTGACGATGATGAAGAAGGTGAGGACGAAGAATCTGAAAATGAAGCAACTGAAGAAGCTGAGGAAGATTTTATCTCAGATACAGAGTTTGTAATGGGAGATGAAGAGGAAGAGATCAGAGACCTTACCACTGAAGGCGATCTGCCTTCTGATACAGAAAATGATGAATCAAAGGATGCAGATAGCGATAATGAAGAAGAAGAGAAAAAAGACTAA